From the Deltaproteobacteria bacterium genome, the window GCCACCCCGACGATATTTCCCGTCCCGATCGTGGCGGCCAGGGCGGTGGTCAACGCCCCGAAATGGCTGATGTCCCCGGTTCCTTCGGTGGTGCGTTGGAGGGAAAGACGGATCGCCTTCCCCAGATAACGCTGGATGAAACGGAGCCGGAAGGTGAGAAACAGGTGCGTTCCGACCAGCAAAATCAACAGGGGAGGGCCCCAGATCCAGTCGCTGGTCTTGTTCAAAAAGACTTCCAGAGATTGAAGAAAAGGGGCGATGAAAACTTTCTATAATAATGGGGGACCGAAATCAAGAAAGTTTATGATTATACTTGTAAATTTTATGGGTTATTTTTTACCCGTAATGTTTATTAAATATATATTTGTACAGGGGTAATTTATGATACAATTTTCGACAGATCCATGAGGAGGTTTATCAACAGGGGATTGATTGTTTTCTTCATTCTGCTCCTAGGCCGGTTTGTATTCGCCTCACCTCCGCTCCGCATTGGGTATCAGGGGTTTATCACCGATAACAAAGGCGTTCCGATCAATGGTCCTTCCTCGTTTAAGTTTTGCGTCGCCAATGCCTCCGGGGTCACAAACGGTAAAAATCTCTGGTGCCACAACGGAAACACCGACACCTCCGGTGAACCGTCCAACAGCATCAATGTCGATGTCGATGAGGGTTATTTCAGCGTTATTATGGGGGATGCCAGCACCCACCCCAATATGGGAGATCTGCCCTCTTCGATCTTTAACACCTCCGATGAGCTGTACCTCTGCATCTGGTTCCAGACCGGTAACAGGATCCATGAAAAACTGGAGCCGTGCCAAAGGTTTACCTATAATGCCTTTGCCGTCAGTGCCCTTAACGGAGGCAGTTCCGGTTACTCCGGTGGCGATTTGACCATTGACGAAGATCTTATCGTTTTAAAAGGGACCTCTTATCTTGGAGACCTCTTTTTGGGGCAGGGGGTTTCCGGAACCGAGGCAGGGCATCTCTATTATGATTCACAGGCAGACACCTTCAAGGCCTGCACCAAGACTGATTGTAAAACGATCTCCCGTGGAGATACCGACACCTCAAACCTCCTGAGAAAAGATACCAGTGACACCAGCACCGGGACAATCACCGCCGCCGGTTTTACAACCACCGGGGCGACCACAACCGGGACACTCACGGCGAGCGGTGCCGCCACCTTGGGATCCCTGACAACGACGGGGGATGCCGTCTTTGACACAAGCACCCTGAAGGTGGATTCCACCAATAACCGTGTTGGCGTTGGCACCGCCAGTCCCTCGTACCCGTTGCATGTCACCAGTTCCAACACCACCTCTTCAACGGCTTATATCGATGGGACCTCCGTGACCACAGGCAACGCCCTGCTCATTCAGACGGATAACAGCCTCAGCACAGGGACCGCGTTGAAGGTCATCTATGATGACGCAAACATGTCGTCGGGAGAAAACGTCTTTGAGATTATTAATCAAGATAGCGTTGGGACCCAAACCAACCGGTTTGCCATCCGTCTGGATGGACAGGTTACGGTTGGCGGAACGGTGTTGGGATCCACCTATTCCGGTTCTTCGGCGGTGACTGTCTCTTCAGCCTCAGGGAGTGATTTAACTCTGGATGGTGGTAATGGAAGTGTCCTGATTGCCTCCGGAGACACCCTTGGTAATGGGACTTGGTCGGTTGCCAGCACCGGGAATACCACCTTCGCGACCGGCAATTTTACCGGCAGTGTCCAAACAGGGGGCACAACCCGCTTGACCAATTCCGGTGGCCTCCAAAACATTGCCTCCATCGCCGGTACCGGGGCCTTAACAGTGGCCTCAGGTTCCGGGGATCTCACACTGGATGGCGCCGGTGGGACTGTCGCTATTGCCTCCGGGGACACCTTGTCGGCAGGGGCGATTACCGGTAGTGGGAACCTGACCATTAATACAAGTGACCTTGCGGTCAATACCTCCAACCGGATGGTTGGTATCGCCACCGCCAGTCCTGTTGAAAAACTGGAAGTGAGCGGCGGTCTTCGGGCCGGTCTGGCCCCCACCAGTTTGACGACCTTGTCGGCCGGTGCCGGATCGACAGACACGAGCCTTAGCGTTACCTCAACGTCAGGGTACGCTTCTGCCGGGACACTCCTCATTGATTCCGAGGCGATTAATTATACCGGTACCGCCGCGACCTCATTCACCGGCTTGACCCGTGGCGCCTTGGGGACCACGGCCGCGACACACAACTCGGGGGCCACCGTTGACAACTATTCCCTGACACTCATCGCGACGACATCAGCCCCCAGACTGGTCGTCACCGGGGCTGGTAACCTCGGTTTGGGAACGACCGCTCCTGACGAACAGATCCAGATGACAGGCCGGGTCCACTTGGGGCAGGCATCAGCCCCCTCTACCACTACCGACAAACTTTATAATGTCAGCGGTGATCTCTACTGGAATGGGACCGCCTTGAGCACAAACGGGGCGAACTGTGACGCGGGCAGTTATGCTCGAGGAGTGGATGCCTCCGGTGCCGCGGAAGGGTGCACGGCGGTCGGGGCAGGGACGGTGACCTCGGTAGCGACCGGTTCGGGACTCACCGGGGGGACAATTACCACCACAGGGACCCTTTCTCTTGGCGCCCTGACGGCGGACTGGAACCAGACCGGGGCGTATGACATTGTTTTGGCCAACGCCAGTTCCGAGCTGAAGATTTTGGAGAGTGCCGGGGGGACCTACTACGGGATCATCGATGCCGGGGATCTCTCTGCGGACCGGACTTATACCTTCCCGGATGCGACCGGGACGGTGGCGTTGACGACGAGTAATGTAGCGACGGCGACCGCCCTGGCGGCGAATGGGGCGAACTGTTCAGCGGGGAGTTATCCTTTGGGGGTGGATGCCAGTGGAGCGGTGGAGACTTGTACAGCGGCGGGGACGGTTACTTCGGTTGATTCTGGAGATGGTCTTACCGGGGGTGCCATTACGGGATCCGGGACTTTGGCGGTTGGTGCCGGTTCAGGGATCAGTGTTACATCAGACGCAGTTGCTGTTGGGCCCCTGACGGCGGATTGGAACCAGACGGGGGCGTTTGACATCACCCTTAATAATGCGAGCTCCGAGCTCAAGATTCTGGAGAGTGCCGGGGCGACTTACTACGGGATCGTTGATGCCGGGGATCTCTCTGCGGATAGAACTTATACCTTCCCGGATGCGACCGGGACGGTGGCGTTGACGACGAGTAATGTAGCGACGGCGACAGCCCTGGCGGCGAACGGGGCGAACTGTTCAGCGGGGAGTTATCCGTTGGGAGTGGACGCCTCGGGTGCGGTGGAAAGTTGTACAGTGGCGGGGACGGGGACAGTTACTTCGGTGGCGACCGGTTCCGGGTTGAGTGGAGGAACGATCACCTCAACCGGGACCCTGACCTTGGGGGCCTTGACCGACAACTGGAACCAGACCGGGGCGTATGACATTGTTTTGAATAACGCCAGTTCGGAGATTGTTATACTCGAAAGTACTGGCGGAACTTGGGGTGGGACGATCGACGTTGGTGATCTCTCTGCCAACCGGACCTATACCTTTCCGGATGAGACAGGGACTGTTTGTACCACCGGTAGTGTTTGCACCGGGTATCAGGCCTCCTCAACCGCCTTGACCACCTCGACCTCATGGGGTGGGGACCTGACCGGGACCGGTTCTTCCCCGACGGTTGCTGACAATAGCGTTGATGGGACCGATATCGCCCTTGGTTCCGATGCCCAGGGAGATGTCATGTATTACAGTGGAACCGATTGGGTTCGACTTGCGGCTGGGACCTCAGGCCAGTACCTTAAGACACAAGGGGCAGGGGCTAATCCAACTTGGGCGGATTCTGCCGCAGGGACTATGGGGGCCTTGACCGCCGACTGGGGCCAGACCGGGGCGTATGACATTGTTTTGGCCAACGCCAGTTCCGAGCTGAAGATTTTGGAGAGTGCCGGGGCGACTTACTACGGGATTATTGATGCCGGTGATCTTTCTGCCGACCGGACCTATACCTTTCCGGATGCGACCGGGACGGTGGCCTTAACGACATCGAACGTGGCAACGGCGACGGCGTTGGCGGCCAACGGGGCGAACTGTTCTGCCGGGAGTTATCCTTTGGGGGTGGATGCCAGTGGAGCGGTGGAGACTTGTACAGCGGCGACGACGGGGACGGTAACGTCGGTGGCGACTGGTTCGGGACTCACCGGGGGGACAATTACCACCACAGGAACCCTTTCTCTTGGCGCCCTGACCGCCGACTGGAACCAGACGGGGGCGTTTGACATCACCCTTAATAATGCGAGCTCCGAGCTCAAGATTTTGGAGAGCGCCGGAGGGACCTACTACGGGATCATTGATGCCGGGGATCTCTCTGCGGATAGAACTTATACCTTTCCGGATGCAACGGGGACGGTGGCCTTAACGACGTCGAACGTGGCAACAGCGACCGCCCTGGCGGCGAACGGGGCGAACTGCGATGCTGGCAGTTATCCTTTAGGAGTGGATGCCAGTGGAGCGGTGGAGAGTTGCACGGTCGCTTCTGGGAGTGGGACAGTGACTTCGGTGGCGACCGGTTCGGGACTCACCGGGGGGACAATTACCACTACAGGGACCCTTTCTCTTGGTGCCCTGACGGCGGACTGGAACCAGACCGGGGCGTTTGACATCGTCCTTAATAATGCGAGTTCCGAACTCAAGATTTTGGAGAGTTCCGGGGCGACTTACTACGGGATCATTGATGCGGGAGATCTTTCTGCCGACCGGACCTATACCTTTCCGGACGTAACGGGAACGGTGGCGTTGACGACGAGTAATGTAGCGACGGCGACAGCCCTGGCGGCGAATGGGGCGAACTGTTCAGCGGGGAGTTATCCGTTGGGAGTGGACGCCTCCGGTGCGGTGGAGAGTTGTACAGCTGTTGGAGGAGGAGCAACCGCCTGGGATGATATTGGTGATCCAGATGCTGGTGCCGCTGTTGCGATGGCCGAATATGCCCAGACCCTTGATTGGGACACCGCCTCGACGGCCGCCGCTTTTGACGGCCTTACGATTACCATGACTAATGATGCGGGTACCGATTCAAATACCCAAAGGGTCCTGGTCATTACCAACAAGAACGACGGAGGAAGCACCGGGACCACTGAGCGTCTCCTCGTTCTTGACAATGCCGATAGTAATGAAGCAGTGACCACGGGCCTCGAAATTGATGTTTCCGGCGGGGGCACCGGTTCAATTACCACCGGTATTGACCTGTCGGATACCTTGATCGGGGATGCCATTAATATCGGTAACAACGCCATTGTCACCGGAAACGTGGCCGGTACCATCGGTGATTCAACGACTGATTCTTGGACATTTACGACAGACGGGACCGGTACGGCAGAAATTGTCTTACCTGCCGGTTCTATCGACAGCACCGAAATTCTGGATGCCACAATTGCCGGAGGGGATCTGGCCTCAACTATCGCCATTACGTCTACGGGGGCCCAGGATTTCGGGGGAGCGAGTGATTTCGAAATCCCCAATGGGGGGTCCCCCACCGTTAATGTGACCGGAGAGATTGCAATCGATACGACGGACGACCAACTCATTTACTATGGTGCAAGCGCCAAGAGAGTTCTGCCTTTCGAATACACCCGATGCGCGGTGATTGAGGACCTGGTAGCCGCTGATGACAATAAATCGCTCGGTTCATTTGCGGATGCCGTTACCATTACCAGTATCTGGTGCAGTTATACGGGCACCGGTTCAACAGTGGCGACTATCACCCTCGAAGATGGTTCCTCAAACGCCATGACCCATAATGCGCCTACTTGCACGGCGGTAGGAACGGTTCCGACGGCACAAAGCGTGACTGCGGCAGGTTCGCTTACGGCTCGTGAAACAGTCCGGTTTGACGTTACCAATACCCCTAACCCAACGACCGACGATTATGAGATCTGTATCTCTTATACCATTGATGCACAATAGTAGGATAGGGCGGGGTATTCGCCTCTCTTGCGGATTCCTTTGTCTGCTGACAGCTGTTCTTCTGTGGTCGCCCGCTTATGCCGATACGGAAGAAGATGTCCCTTCGGCCGATGGGAGTCCCAATAACTGGAGCGGTGCTTATTCTACCGTCGACGAAACCGTTAGCGGGGCTGACGATAACGATTCAATTACTACCTCATCGACAAGCTCGGTGGAAATTTATACCTTTAGTCATACGGTCCCTTCGGATGCCACTGTCGACAGCGTCCAGGTCAATTTTCGATGCAAGAGGGCTTCAGCGGGGTCAAAAACAGTGGCGGCCCAGATAGAGCGTTCCAATACATCGGCAACGGGGGGGTTTGAGACCCAGACAGCCTCTTACGCCAACTATAGCAAGAGCTGGAGCTTATGCCCTGTCAGCTCCTGCAGTAACTCGACCGACGGGGCCTGGACGGTCACCGATCTGGACAACCTGGAAATAGGGGTCAAGAGCAGCTCTTCCGGATCTGGCTCCCTGAATTGCAGTCAGGTCTCCGTGACCATCAGTTATACCCCGGCCACATCATCGAGACGGATCTGGATTGTTGATTAAGGAGGAGTGAAAATAGGAGATTGTGAGAAAATATCGGGTGAACGAAACAATTGCCAAAGGGTAGAATATGAAATATAGTGCAAAAAAACTGGTGGTCTTGGTGCTCTCTTTCTCGGCCTTGATGGCCGGTTGCAGTAGCGGGAGCGAATGGGACGATCAGGATAACGGCTTGGGTGACGGCTTTGGCCCTTTAGGGGGAGGTAACCCCCGTCCGAAGAGTGGCAGTTATACCGTGCAGGATTCGGCCCTTCAAGGGGGGCGTTCCACGATGGGGTCGCTCAGTTACAAGGCCTTGGGGCAGATTGGCGATGTTAATGGCGAAAACAGATCGGTTAGCTACAAGTCGACTCCTATCAAGCCTCCTCAGTAGTTTTGTCTTCCTCTCTTGGTCGAGTGTTGCCGTCGCAGGGCCTCAAAAATCAAGTCAGATCAAGGAGCTTGCTGAAAAACTGGAACAGGCCCAGTCTGATCTGAAAAAAGGGTCAGAGCAGAATGAGGCCTTGACGAAGCGGTTGGAACAGACGGAATCCCGTCTGGATGAGCTTCAGAAAGACTTTGAAGAGGAGAGAGAAGCCAGGCAAAATAGCCTTCGGTTGAGCGGGAATATCACCACATTGACCGGTTGGCAAAGGTCGGACAGTCAAGCCTTGGATTCCGGCACAGGGCCACGAGGGATCTTTGGAGACGGTCTGGCCAATATTAATTATGGGACCAACGGAAGTACTGTTGGTCTGTTTGTGGATCAACTCGAGTTGGCTATTGATAAAAGATTCTCAGAACTCTTAAGCCTCCGGGCCGACCTCGATATCTCCCCTTACAGAGATTATAACCGGGATAACAAAAATACCGATGTTCAGGACGTCGTTCAGCTCGAACAGGCGACTACCGGTATCCACCCCGCAGACTGGCTGACCCTTGATGTCGGTCGTTTCAACTCGGGTTTCGGTCTGGAACCGATTGATCGAAACGAGCTTGCCGGTGTTTCTTTCTCTTCCGTCCACCGATTTCTGGTTCCTCTGAACGTTACCGGGGTCCGGATGACAGTGACAACAGGGGCATGGCTTTGGGATCTTTATGCCGTCAATGACCTCGCGGACAATGGCATCAACGTGACTTCGGATGCCCCCTCGGGGGGGACGAACGTCCGGTTCAGTTGGGGAGAAGAGGCCAAAAACTGGGTCAAACTTTCATTTGCCGGGGGACCGGAATCAACGAAGGTAAGGCCGCTCACGTTTATGGGGGATCTGTCTCTGAAAATCAGACCCTTTGAAAGGCTGGAGCTATCGGCGGAAGGGGCCTACCGGCAGGAAAATGGGAATAATTGTGGTGATGGGAGACCCAATTGCAGGTATCTGGGGGGAGACTTGCAGGTTCGAGCCATCCCCTGGGAACAGTGGAATACCTACCTCCGCGCTGGTTACCTGCGTGACTATAACCATGGCGGGAGGAGTGGGGCGGCCCAGTACATTATTGACGGTTCCCTTGGGGTCTCTTATCTCTTTAACGACATGGCGAAGGTTGTTTTGGAATACCGGATCGATTATCAGGACCCGAAGGGGAGCGACCCTTTGACAGACCCCACCTTTACCCACGGGATCGCCGTTGAAACCGCCTATTCTTTTTGATCATGAATAACGACAATAAAGTCTTTTGTGAAACAGGAGGTTTTTTGGCCGATACTTATCGTCAGTCCGGTCTGAAGGGGTGTCTGCGAAAAATTTCTGCCGCGATCAGCATGAATCTTCCGCTCCTTTTCTTGGGGAGGAGGACAAACAAAAGTGTCGGCGCCTACTTTGACCTGATCACGGATGACG encodes:
- a CDS encoding outer membrane beta-barrel protein, with translation MAKTDRLATSRLLSSLLSSFVFLSWSSVAVAGPQKSSQIKELAEKLEQAQSDLKKGSEQNEALTKRLEQTESRLDELQKDFEEEREARQNSLRLSGNITTLTGWQRSDSQALDSGTGPRGIFGDGLANINYGTNGSTVGLFVDQLELAIDKRFSELLSLRADLDISPYRDYNRDNKNTDVQDVVQLEQATTGIHPADWLTLDVGRFNSGFGLEPIDRNELAGVSFSSVHRFLVPLNVTGVRMTVTTGAWLWDLYAVNDLADNGINVTSDAPSGGTNVRFSWGEEAKNWVKLSFAGGPESTKVRPLTFMGDLSLKIRPFERLELSAEGAYRQENGNNCGDGRPNCRYLGGDLQVRAIPWEQWNTYLRAGYLRDYNHGGRSGAAQYIIDGSLGVSYLFNDMAKVVLEYRIDYQDPKGSDPLTDPTFTHGIAVETAYSF